From a single Nicotiana tomentosiformis chromosome 2, ASM39032v3, whole genome shotgun sequence genomic region:
- the LOC104110772 gene encoding uncharacterized protein, translated as MRSRRFYGISLSLIIINMAAIMERADENLLPAVYKEISETFKAGPSDLGYLTFIRNFVKGIASPVAGILVINYDRPPVLAIGILCWALGTGAMGASKYFFQVGFWRAVNGFGLAIVIPSLQSFIADSYTDEARGTGFGFLNLIGTLGGIGGGAIATVMAGYEFWGIPGWRFAFVMMATLSSLIAFLVFKLVIDPRRRTSIEYDIAKNSDRKDLIEKGHTNSMSIWMESWTAMKAVMKVQTFQCIVLQGLVGSLPWTSMVFFTLWFELIGFDHNSAAALVGLFAAGCALGSFSGGVIGDRMSRMYPNSGRIMCAQFSAFMGIPFSWFLLRVVNQSVSSYFTFAVTLFLMGLTISWNATATNSPMFAEVVPSKHRTMIYAFDRAFEVSFSSFAAPVVGILAEKLYGYDSKSVDPLLGSAKEALALSKGLFSMMAVPYGLCSLFYTPLYWTYKQDRENAKIASIKETELI; from the exons ATGAG ATCAAGGAGATTTTATGGGATTTCTCTTTCCCTAATCATCATCAACATGGCTGCCATAATGGAGCGTGCTGACGAAAATCTCCTTCCAGCTGTTTACAAAGAAATCAGTGAAACTTTTAAGGCAGGGCCATCTGATCTTGGTTATCTCACATTTATAAGGAATTTCGTCAAGGGAATTGCATCACCAGTGGCAGGTATTTTAGTCATAAACTATGACCGTCCCCCTGTTCTTGCAATTGGTATCCTGTGTTGGGCACTGGGTACTGGTGCAATGGGTGCTAGTAAGTATTTTTTTCAGGTTGGATTCTGGAGGGCAGTAAATGGCTTTGGACTGGCTATTGTGATACCTTCACTACAGTCCTTTATAGCTGATAGCTATACGGATGAGGCTAGAGGAACTGGATTTGGTTTTCTTAATCTTATTGGAACGTTGGGTGGGATAGGAGGTGGAGCTATTGCTACAGTTATGGCCGGCTATGAATTCTGGGGCATTCCAGGATGGCGCTTTGCCTTCGTCATGATGGCAACATTGAGTAGTTTGATTGCATTTCTTGTATTCAAATTAGTTATTGATCCAAGAAGAAGAACCAGCATAGAGTACGATATTGCAAAAAATAGTGACAG GAAGGACTTGATAGAGAAGGGACATACCAATTCAATGTCGATTTGGATGGAGTCTTGGACAGCCATGAAAGCTGTCATGAAAGTGCAAACGTTTCAGTGCATTGTTCTGCAGGGTCTGGTTGGGTCTTTACCTTGGACATCTATGGTTTTCTTTACATTGTGGTTTGAATTAATTG GTTTTGATCACAACAGTGCAGCAGCACTAGTCGGTCTATTTGCTGCTGGATGTGCATTAGGGTCCTTTTCTGGTGGTGTCATTGGAGATAGAATGTCTCGCATGTACCCTAATTCAGGGCGTATCATGTGCGCGCAATTTAGCGCTTTTATGGGCATCCCATTCTCATGGTTCCTTCTTCGAGTTGTCAACCAGTCCGTGAGCAGCTATTTCACATTTGCTGTGACTCTATTCCTGATGGGACTAACAATCAGCTGGAATGCTACTGCTACAAATAGTCCGATGTTTGCTGAAGTCGTGCCTTCAAAGCACAGGACCATGATCTATGCATTTGATCGCGCCTTTGAGGTTTCATTTTCTTCCTTTGCAGCTCCAGTTGTAGGAATTCTTGCAGAGAAACTATATGGTTATGATTCCAAGTCTGTTGATCCGTTGTTAGGATCTGCAAAAGAGGCCTTAGCATTGTCAAAAGGCCTATTCTCAATGATGGCAGTGCCTTATGGTTTATGTAGCCTATTTTATACTCCTTTGTATTGGACATACAAGCAGGACCGTGAGAATGCAAAAATTGCAAGTATAAAAGAAACAGAGCTGATTTGA